The sequence below is a genomic window from Dermacentor andersoni chromosome 6, qqDerAnde1_hic_scaffold, whole genome shotgun sequence.
CTGGCTAGCACAAGTCAGCAGCCAGTTCGTGATGGCCAGGACAACATCGCGGACTTCCAAATTTCACCACATTGTGTCTGTGCTTCATTAAGAGATTGCCAGGGAAATCCGAGACCTCATTCTTACTCTGCCCGAGACAAACCCCTATGACATTTTGTTGGCTGAGCTCTTGAAGCGTACCTCGTTGTCGAAAAAGTAACGACTCCAGCAGACACTCTCAGCTGAAGAACTAGGTGACCGCAAGCCTTCACAGCTATTGCACCGTCTTCAGCAGCCCCTAGGTGATAACGCTGCCTCTTTCGATCACGTCCGATTCCCAGAACTCTTCTTGCAGCGCCTGTCTTCCACCATGCACATGGTGCTCGCCACTGCAGCTGGTCTATCTCTGGCGAATCTCGTGCAACTTGCTGACTCTGTGATGGACATCGCCTCTCCACCCATTTCTTCAATCCCGAACATTCACGCCAAACGCGCGCAGTGTCTGCGACTACAGCAAGTGCCTCTGACGGCGGCTCTGCAAATTTCGACATTGGAAGAATAGTTGGGTTCGCTCGTCGCATGGCGTCAGAAGTCGCTGCATCTCCTCGCCTCGTAACATTTCTGATACAAGTTCCTGTTGTAGATCTGCGTTTACTTGTGTTTACACAACCGCAGCACGTAAACACACATAGTAGGCTACATCTACAGGTCCACCACTAAGAGtggatatgttgactttgcatttacagccataattcggctaaaaaaaaaaataggggcaaggactttgCGATTCGCTCTCATATGACAACTATTTCAGCACCACGTAAAACGAGAGATAGTGCTAACAAATTCATCGCATATTACGTGCACCATGAGTTCATCCCCATATCAGTTCTACAGTTTATAGAGCCTTGTGAGAAAAATGCCATTGGTTAATGAAATATAGCAGTGGTGTCCAGTATAAACCCATGATCAAATTGAGTGAGCTAGGGTTTCTGTGAAAAATTTTAAAATTGCTCGATGCCTTGGCATGTAACCTGAAACTGAAAGCTGCAGTTCAGACTTTGCATTCCAAAAATGACAGTACATTGATTAGTTTCAGCTTGACAGTCCGAGTTGTCAAGaaactctttttcttttctttcacataATTGCCAGCCTACTTTTGCTTACCGGTGTACAGCCTTCGCCAAAATATACGTTCTACTCTGCGCATTAACCATGTGTGTACTTCAACTGTGTTGTGCCTTGCCATGGCGCTTCAAACACTCGAGACCTCTCAGATGGCAAGtatgacagtttttttttattccccagGGTGTTGTAACTTATGGCATACCTCAAGAACTCCCTTAAACAGTCTGTCAGCCTGGCTGTCCCAGGCAACGCGGCCTGTAAGCTTTTGTCAAAGAGGTATCCGAGAAGAGCAAGACACTTACATGAGGAAGAGACAAACTTGGACTTGATTCTCTCATGAAAGAATGACATTATATCCTGAACGATGTTGGCCTCTTGTTCCTCAATGTGATAGTAGTAGTGTGTGTAGTCCCGTTGTGAAATGCCTGAAAATGAAGGACGGACGTCTGTAAAGCCTGTGCCATTCCCTTTTGGTGGCAATCGAGCAATTATTTGGAACATATATTGTGAGATTTTCTTTTCCTCCAACATGCAATTTTTCACAAAAAGAGTGACCAGCGAAATGGTTAGCAAGGAGAAAAGGACTTGCCGATTAGGACGGAGTCCTTCACAAAGCATCGAAACTCTGTGCTCGGGTCGATTTCCACCCATTTTCTGAGGATGAGCTCGTACTGGAAAAGGTTGCTGGTGTCCGTGCCTTTGTTCCAATCTGTACAGGCTTTAAATCTGAGCATAACAAAACGACCACTTCAGAAGCAACCAATGCTAACAATGTCAACCCACCAAAGTGACAGGTTTAAAGTTCCAATGTGACCAAAGCTTCACATTTACCACGACAAGGGGTttcataaatgaaaacaaaaattaaaaaaaaaagaacaaataaacgtAGAACAGAATAAGTTCTGACAATAAAAAAAGTACAGTGTTCAGAGACACCTCCAATCAAGCTCTGCGGCTTGACTGACCGAGACAGGAGCCGGTTCTCACAGTGGACCCTGCCATCATTTCAAAAGCAACCACTTCTTTGCTGTTCACACAATGTCACTTTCGTCCACTAGCTATGGCCTCTGGAATACATGCACAGATGCCATAGGTCGGCATACCCACTCATAGTCATTTCAAAGGCATGAGTATGAGTGAGTGGacgtgagtgtgaacgtgagtgaaTACCTAGCGAAAATTTTGTCTACAACTAAGTGACCCTTTGGCATAACAAGCATTGCAAAGTTCTTAGCAGTGTGACTGAACAACATAGCTGCCAACCTGCGAACATAAAGATTTGTAAAAATGTACCAATACCATGTACCGCTGCCATGCTCTACACTGATACCATACCATACCCCGATATCATGCAGGGAAGCCTCCCACCTTGAATAATTTGACTTAGATCATGATCTGCTGCCTTATTCGAGCCAATCGGCTGCTAATTGTATGAGCTCAAGCCTGGTCACCACGAAACGCAGTACTGAGTTGCTGGCCACATTGCTTTCGGAAACACCGTATTGGAAAATGCTTCTCGAAAACAAAAATTACTTAAGTACAACATAAATAAACTTAGGTACAAGTCTGACAACCACTGCCTTCAATATTGTTATAAACAAGCACAGAGAAATGCTGGTTGAACACAAAGGCAAAAGGCTTCGGACCATGTTGTAACTTTCTAGTTCAAGAATTGCACCCAAAGGTCAGTCACCAAAAGTCAGTGAGAGGACACAAAAATGGTCTAGCTGCGCACCATAACCTGGAAAATCTATTGTTGAAAGGTTTTAAAGGAAATCATAACTTTATCCTCTAAAATTTCACAACTATCTTTAACAGAAAACAGACTTgctgcagcaaaattttaaaaagcTTACTTTCCTAGCTGTTTGTAACATCTAAGCAAGCATAGCAATAACTTTCAAATCTTAAATACCTGCATTCAGAAAAGGAAGCTCGTACTACATTTGCCCCATCTTTGATTGAGTGTTAGCTTGTGAAAAGAGGGAGCAAGCTGCGCTATTCAAATTCCGAAAAACCAGTTTTAGATGGCAACTTCACCATTTCTTTAATGCCGTACTTTATTATCTTATTCTAAAAACAAGACTGGTTAATTGAAAGTAACAAGTAACTACCATGGATACTTTTTATAAATAATATAGTAGAATAGTAAAAACCAGATAGATTTTACTATTCTACTTCAGTACTTTCTGCAATAAAGTAATTGGTACTCTACTTAGTTACTTTTTCGCTGGATAGTCAGTAACTTAatgtattactttttttttgaGTAACTTGCAGATATCTGGCTTGTGCATCCAGGCTTGTGCATCCAAGTAATCTTGTGGTCGAAACTCATCACCCGACGACCGTGTTTGCGTGTATGAATTACCATAATTCCATTTGCCATTCTTTGACATCCTAGGAAAAGGCCTAAAGCAATAATGGTGGCCTTAAAAAAAGATGTGCTGCAGGGCCCTTCTGAGACCACACCAACAGAAGTTCCTTACGGCTGCGTCAGGTCATGCGTCACAAAATCGGAGCTCTTCAGGAGGAGGCAGATGTCTGCGAAACACGTGCAGCAGGGGCTGTTGTTGGTGGCAATCCACGTGGCATCCTTGGGGCTGCTCCAGTTCAACTTGGGGAACACTCGGCCCCCAAGCCGTTTGATGGCGGCGGCCACTGCTTCTTCCAACTCCGGGAAGCTGGGGATCTGTAAggatgcttgtttgtttgtttgtatgtttgaatgctttatttagacaGGATGTGCTACAGTGTAGTTGGTTGCCTCAAAAGAAAGCCTTGTGGCACCACCCTCACCAATGCAGGACTTTGTTTTTACAGTCTCGCTGCATCATATCAAGTGTGTCGAATGGCGCAAGAGAATCCCACGTACCACCCATGGTACTTGGACAGCCACAAGTTAttctgcaatgttttttttttattagttctCAATTCACCAATGCAGTTTCGAATGTACTTTGCTCTACCctttagcaaaatgctacaattgCAGCAATGCATATAATAAATGACAAAATTGTTTACAAATTGGTGTAAAAAGTGCCTGTGGAAGATTATGGAGTACTGATATGAAAGCAAGGTCGAACAGTAATGTTACAGGCTGCTTTTAACAATGCCATTTTTGTGGttattgctgttttctttttgtacgtaTAGTACAgtagtttgtatatatatatatatatctatagtaTTGTACATAGTTTCCATAGTGTTGTATAGTATTTTAGTATGGCaactgtgattttttttatttattgacttGCCGATTTTGATTGCTACGTGATTATTGCATGTTTCTGCTCTTCAACCTGTGTGTCGAAGTGCGTTATGAGCAGAGGCCAAGCTGAATAGCCTTTAGCATCTGCTCCCACTCTTGTAAATAAGCACTACAAATAAAGTGAAACCTAACAATTTATGACTGACTAAATCACACTTTCCTCTGTTAGCTGCTTTAAATCACTAGGCAAACTTGGGCTTTAACTTACTCTAACTAAAGTGATACCATTCAAAATATAATGACCCAACAGAAAGCACCACATGCCACATGTTGGAAACTGCAGTTTTCTGTTAGTTCTACACTATTTCTGTGTTCTAGTTTCTTGCATTCATTGTAGGACAACTACCGATGGCAATTTTCATAAGAAGATACAGTAAACCTAGGTTTCTCATTTACTATAGTGGGTCTGCACAAGGAGAATTCGACAATATTTTAAAACAACCAGAACGGCAATGAGCAGCATATTCACAAATCCAGAAGTTCCTAGCCATACAGTAGTCATTATTAAAACAGTGGATCTGCTAAAAGCTGCTTCATGGGATCCCCTTACCATCATGTTAACAAGAGCATGAAGCTGCCTCACACCTGGGATACCTCCATAAAACGTCCTTCAGAAGGTAGTGAAGGCAACAAGCTGGACTAGCTTGCTCTTGTGCTACTATATATATTACTAATTTTAGTAAACACCAACAAGAATAGAGAACAATTTTAGACTTTCAAACAGCAGCTTATTCTGTAGACAGCAAAATACACCAGAAcatacatgaacaaaaaaaaaattgagtgagGCAAGTGACGGCAAAGAATGTGGGACCTACATGATACCTGACTAGTTCTACATCACTAGGaaaaccttttctttctttcataatttcttttaaaagaaagtgCTGCGGATGTGCTGTTGTAGACAAGCAAAAGGCGAACGGAAAATGAATAGAACACAAGTTATGACAGTGTGATTTCACATTGCTGCTTATTCAGCTGCCCCATTCTAAGCACAGATACCGAACTCATGCTGACACTACACAAAATAGCAAAATGTGTCCTACTTATCCCTAACGTGTTCATCTTTCATTGACCCTCATCAGTACGCCCCGTTTCCAATAGTTCCTTTTACACTGCTCACTAAATTACAGGCAACACTCTCCACATCGGGTAACATATAAGGAACATCTGAATGCAAGGGCATTGTGAAAGATGGTTACCTCTGCGGAATCATCATCAGCTTCAGACCAGTCCACCTGAGAACAAGGAAAAAAACAGAGGACGCAGTCTTTCGGATATTCAGATGCTTAATCAAAGGTGTTGCTCAAGCAAGACACAAGACTACAAAAATACATGTACCATGTGCCCACAAACTAACCTGTGTATCAACACTTTTGTAAACAAAAGATGAAAACAGTTCTCACAGTATTCAGACTTGGGCTCATGCAGAATAATACACAAAAAGCGGTGATACAGATACATTCAAACAACCACGTGAAAATATCGTAGAGTGGATGTGAAAAGGTACAAGAAAGACAACAATGGCAACTAATGAAATTGAGTGGCACACTGTAACCAGTTCTATCTGATGCAAAGTGGCGCATAGACTCATTGCTGCTGACAAACTAGGCACGTGAGCGGTACCATCACGTAAACACTTGCGAGAAACGATACTTGTTCTTCAGTCAGCGTCACTAAAGCGATTTGCGCACACATGGTCCAAAAACAGTCCGGCAATATGCTGAAAGTTTCTATAATTTTTTCCATTACTTGGTTTTCAATCACTGAAGTGCGCCAAAGTTTTGCAAAAGCCGACAATAACATGTACAATGATAAGCCATATCAACCAAGTCTTGCTGCTGCCTGCCACACACTTCTGTTCACGAGTATTCTTTCACTTAAGCATTTGCTAGTCTTTACAACAATGCGAGCATAAAATATGGACATAAAAATGTGCATGATCAGCTGTAGATTTCACATGATCTGGTCAACCACTGCTAACATTGTGACTGCGGTGCACAATTTGAATGCGCCTGCAAGATTGGCATGAGAGTGGCCTATTTGAAAGTTATCTTTATCCATTGGACCTTCACTAGGAACATTTCAAAAGAGGGACACACCAATCAAGCCTAACAGTGTATACCTATAGCGGGTAACTGCAAAGCATTTGTTGAGACGAGTTTCGAATTTAGATTGAGACGAAGATGTGAAGATAGGCACATTGTGTAATGCATACGAGAGCCAATCGGCAGCTCATTACATGGTTACCAAGGGAGGAAAGACAATGTCGACAACGGCAGAGAATGAGGTGGACTGAAGGGATTAGAACATTTGAGAGCGTAGTTTAAGTGCGGTTAACACAGGAGGAGTTTAGGTGGAGATCCTTGGTAAGAGGTGTTTGTCTGGCAGTTAACCTAACTATGTTGACACTGATAACCACTTTAGCGTAAACGTGGCACTGCTGTTTGCAGCCTCCGATTCTGCCTTAATGTTGAGGTAACGATTCCCAGGAATGTCAAGCTTCACATACTACAGTGCGTCAAAGCAAGACTTTCTTAACAAAGCGTGTCACAAGAAAGTGTGTCAACCACAGTTTCGTGTCACGCATTCAAGTCTCGCACTCTGCAATATGCATCAGTTGATTACTACGCTGTGCGGCAGCAAAACATAACATTGCACGAGCCATTGCCCGAAAACAATGGGAGATATGGTCTGACAATCAGCGACGCAGGGCTAGTGTGCAAAAACTAGCGACCTTCTCACCTCATCTTCCGAGTCTGTCTCGTACTTTTGAGATGAGGGGGCCCTGGAAAACATTTTAGATGAAAAGTGAGGAGAATAAAACGCAAGCTACGGAACTTTTTGAATCAATGGAGAAGTAGCACACATGACGCAAGACAAACCTCATTCATTGTTTTATGAAAGCAGAAggcatatttacaattagtaatcGACTCTAACTACAACACTCCGGGCGAATTCATTTTCACAGGCAATGGACCAGATGTACACAATGTTGCATATAAGAGGAAATATTTACATCTGCTGCATTTACTCCCGTTTGTAGTTTTCTATTCAGCTGCTAAAGTGTGCGCATAGAACAACAGTACTCTACATTGCAGGCGTTGAATGCAGATAAAATGGTTCTTCAGTGTTCCATGCATACTTGGAAAGAAAGGCAGATACTCAGTGCTTTAAAATATCTGCTCATGGCTAAATATACTGGCACATGTACCAGGATTACTGGAGTTTGCATTGAGCAAGGACCAATGCGGGTGGTAGATGTCTCCTGGTTACTTCAAGTAACCACCAACACAAACAGAAATGCTTAGCTAATGCTGCAACTCCTCTCCAGAGTGAAGCAGCATTTTTTGCTTCAGGATGCCTCACTAAAGTACAGAGAAAGTAGATACTGAACAAGCATCAGGATctgtctttttatttctttgaaaATGACTTGCAGCAATTAAAAATGCCCAATTTTAGTGTGCTAGCGGATTAATTGTCCTGGACCAGTAAAATATAGCGATTGATTTCATTTGATTCTACAATTTTCTTCTCACCCACCAATCACAACCGACTGATCCTAGTGATAACATAGAGTGCCGCTCAGACCACTTACGAAGTGTGAAAAATGAGAAACCTCCAGAATAGAACAGTTACATTATCCTAGCCCTGGTTCATATATGTGATGGTAAACCTCGTTTCCATCTGTGAAGCCTTGTCAACATGTGTATTTGAATCAATTAATTTCATCAATATTTAAAGCTGATGTATGCAAATTATACATAAAGAATGAAGTCCCTGAGTTACAGACTGAACGAAGACACCCCGTGAAAAATAAACTTGCTATTTCCACCTCTCAAGTGTCTAGCTCTGTTTTCTATTTTCATTCGGAAATATATATACAGACCTACTTTAAATGGTTCAGAAAGTATGTACATAGCATTAATCGGAACAATGGCACAATGGCAGTAGAATTTCAGTTAACCGTGAATTCAATGTACGATAGGAAATTGACAGCGAACACATGTGGCCTTCTAAAAGAAAACTATCTCCTGAAAATGAAATTCCTGGATATACAGCACCACATAAACAGTACATAATAAGCGACGACACGCGAAATTCCAGTGTTAATGATATTTAGCACATATTATGCCATAAATGTAAGCATCAAGCAAGTAGTGTAGGCTAACAACCTCACGTAAAAACATCAGAAAAAAGAGGTGACAATTAACAGTCATAGTAGCTATAGTCCCTGCATATATTGCGCCGCATACACAGGCATAAGAGGAGCAGACACCAAATAGCTTATGTAGAACAGTGGCTTAACATGTTGAGTACCGATACTCACTTTCCTGGAAGCACCACACCGTCAGAGAGGAGGTACTTTATGAACTCGCTCGTCAGGGGAATGCAAACACTGCAAATATTGATAGCGGCGTTAGTTACACAGGTTTCGACTCACTGGCACTGCCCAGAAAAATAAGCTCATACGAGGATATATGAGCACGGTCACTTGAGGCAATTTCATATCCTTCAACTGCTAGCACGGAGTGATCCGCACTTGTTCGAACCTGTCAAACGCCTCCAAGCGATGACCCAGTACTCCTGTACGGGTAAGGtaaatataaaaacaaatgagtTGCCTTCCGAGACTCACCTCGTAATAGTAGCATTTTTGAAGACGCTATACCAAGAAGAGAAACTGCAGCTGAGTACATCTTGCACCTTCATTATCGCTGTCTGCTAGTATGTTTCGCGCGGTGACTGGGAAGCACGCTAGACAAGCGAGTCGACAGCGTCGGTGAAACCTCTCATTGCACGTAGGTTTGTTCCGGTGAAGCTATCTCGCGCGCCACGAAATGGTTGCTCTTGACAGTAAACTTGTAAACACCAACTACTGTGGCCGCACCACGAACACATACGGTGCCCGGCTAAACGTAGTAACTAAAGCAGAAAGCACAACACAAACACACCATCACAACTCGGTTTTACTCGCAACGCGCAGTTTCGTACTGGAGCACGTCCGAGAGCACCGTGTTCGAGAGCATTCGAGAAGATTCCATGGCAATCAATTTTGAGTGCAAACGTAGAGATAAAAATAACTAAGCAATCTAGCTTTATTTCAAAGCTGTTCAAACCAGCCTCAACTGTTTCTGATTGGTACCTTGCCGATCAGAAGCATGGGCGCATCGGCATCAACGGCTGTTCGTATTTCACTTCACGTTTAAAGTCTCGATTTCGCAAGTGTTTCCAAATTTAGAAGAATATAAACATGAAAGCTGACTCCAGCGAATGCTAAGTGAAGATGGATTCCGACGACGACGGCGTCATACTGCCGGTAAAGTTGATCGTGGTCCTGCCAAACATGTCAAAGAGAGTTTCAGTTCGTTCGCGGAACACGATCGCGATTCTCAAACACTGCGCGGTTGCAAACACAGACGTTTTCGCCCGCGTTTTATTTGGATTATCGAAGTTTGACTCCAAACGAGTGCTGCTGTTTCGTGTGGACCGTGATCGATCACAATCACTGTGTTTCAGAATTCGCCGTTGTACGTTCACCTCACCGAGGCCGGCTTCGAGATTCCCGACACGGATGTTGCATTCGCGCAGACTTCTGATGATCGACGTCCAACCTTGGAGAAAGCATGTCGTCTGCCTCGTTCCAAGATTCTCTCCTTTATGGTACGCTAGCAGTTATGTGATTTGCCGCTGTGGCTTCTCCATCCTCTAAATTCATAACACTTCTACTCGCGGCTTACGGAGCAACATCTTTAGCACCGGAGAAGTCTGTCTTAATAAAATGCCCGTTATCCGGACACCTCATGTTTCTGGGGAAGATAACATCAAACAAGGCGATGTATCGTCTCTGTGTTAGACCTCAGACACACGGATACTTCCGATCGTGATTGAGCCCGATCGAGATCGTAAGTTCCCCGTGTGAACATGGTCTTATTTTTCAAAATTGAGCATTGTATGTTTCAAGTGCTGTCA
It includes:
- the LOC126522902 gene encoding translation initiation factor eIF2 assembly protein-like codes for the protein MKVQDVLSCSFSSWYSVFKNATITSVCIPLTSEFIKYLLSDGVVLPGKAPSSQKYETDSEDEVDWSEADDDSAEIPSFPELEEAVAAAIKRLGGRVFPKLNWSSPKDATWIATNNSPCCTCFADICLLLKSSDFVTHDLTQPFKACTDWNKGTDTSNLFQYELILRKWVEIDPSTEFRCFVKDSVLIGISQRDYTHYYYHIEEQEANIVQDIMSFFHERIKSKFVSSSYVFDVYRKRKDAVKLLDFNPFGMHTDSLLFDWEELENVKVDQSAGLPIFRYMKENRGVQPSPYRHYALPRDVVDLCAGEDAQKLIDLMKLKRGEDSTDEDDCNQGTS